Proteins from a single region of Streptomyces spectabilis:
- a CDS encoding M28 family metallopeptidase, which produces MRLSVPGRGATAAAIAVAALLTTSAISTAATGTTAPTRAAAPDIPVANVKAHLSQLQSIASANGGNRAHGSAGYKASLDYIKGKLDAAGYTTTVQQFTSSGRTGYNLIADWPGGDPNQVVMSGSHLDSVSRGAGINDNGSGSAAVLETALAVSREQYKPTKHLRFAWWGAEELGLVGSSYHVRNLPAAERTKIKGYLNFDMIGSPNPGYFVYDDDPTIERTFKNYYAGLNIGTEPEREGDGRSDHTPFKNAGVPVGGVFTGASTAKTSAQAQKWGGTAGQAFDRCYHSSCDTTANINNTALDRNSDAVAYAVWGLSQ; this is translated from the coding sequence ATGAGACTCTCCGTACCCGGACGCGGCGCGACGGCGGCGGCCATCGCCGTCGCCGCGCTCCTGACGACCAGCGCGATATCCACCGCGGCCACCGGGACCACGGCGCCGACGCGCGCCGCCGCCCCCGACATCCCCGTGGCCAACGTCAAGGCCCACCTCTCGCAGCTGCAGTCCATCGCCTCCGCCAACGGCGGCAACCGCGCGCACGGCAGCGCGGGCTACAAGGCCTCGCTCGACTACATCAAGGGCAAGCTGGACGCCGCCGGATACACCACGACCGTCCAGCAGTTCACGTCCAGCGGGCGGACCGGCTACAACCTGATCGCCGACTGGCCCGGCGGCGACCCCAACCAGGTCGTCATGTCGGGCTCGCACCTCGACAGCGTCAGCCGCGGCGCGGGCATCAACGACAACGGCTCGGGCTCGGCGGCCGTCCTGGAGACGGCCCTCGCCGTGTCCCGTGAGCAGTACAAGCCCACCAAGCACCTGCGGTTCGCCTGGTGGGGCGCCGAGGAGCTGGGGCTCGTCGGCTCCTCGTACCACGTGCGGAACCTGCCCGCCGCCGAGCGCACGAAGATCAAGGGCTATCTGAACTTCGACATGATCGGCTCGCCGAACCCCGGCTACTTCGTCTACGACGACGACCCGACCATCGAGCGCACCTTCAAGAACTACTACGCGGGCCTGAACATCGGCACCGAGCCGGAGCGCGAGGGCGACGGCCGCTCCGACCACACCCCGTTCAAGAACGCGGGCGTCCCGGTCGGCGGCGTCTTCACCGGCGCGAGCACCGCCAAGACCTCGGCCCAGGCCCAGAAGTGGGGCGGCACGGCCGGCCAGGCCTTCGACCGCTGCTACCACTCGTCGTGCGACACCACGGCGAACATCAACAACACGGCGCTCGACCGCAACAGCGACGCCGTCGCGTACGCGGTGTGGGGCCTGTCGCAGTAG
- a CDS encoding hemerythrin domain-containing protein, with product MTNRTLASAPDLTGIRLAHRALTGDIERLSALVEDIAASGRPVSGAWARSIAAYVHRYNVGVRHHHDNEDAILWPVIAAAVEQALTDGSFVEGLSPEGVADLASLTEDHTALDPLQDACDWAATLFGEDPERHAHRLADALAAQRTALVRHIAAEERELFPVITRHVTAEAYATAEARIRAATPIEHAPWLRAWLLSFATTDDLRVLTPGGATSAMADTVFRVYAEHEVEVFGPVS from the coding sequence ATGACCAACCGCACCCTGGCCTCCGCACCCGACCTGACCGGCATCCGCCTCGCCCACCGCGCGCTCACCGGCGACATCGAGCGGCTGAGCGCGCTGGTCGAGGACATCGCCGCGTCCGGCCGCCCGGTGTCCGGCGCGTGGGCCCGCTCGATCGCCGCGTACGTGCACCGCTACAACGTCGGCGTCCGGCACCACCACGACAACGAGGACGCCATCCTGTGGCCGGTGATCGCGGCCGCCGTCGAACAGGCCCTGACGGACGGCTCCTTCGTCGAGGGCCTCTCCCCCGAGGGCGTCGCCGACCTCGCCTCGCTGACCGAGGACCACACGGCCCTCGACCCGCTGCAGGACGCCTGCGACTGGGCGGCCACGCTGTTCGGCGAGGACCCCGAGCGGCACGCCCACCGTCTCGCCGACGCCCTCGCCGCGCAGCGCACGGCCCTCGTACGGCACATCGCCGCCGAGGAGCGTGAGTTGTTCCCGGTCATCACGCGACACGTCACCGCCGAGGCCTACGCCACCGCCGAGGCCAGGATCCGCGCGGCCACGCCGATCGAGCACGCGCCGTGGCTGCGGGCCTGGCTGCTGTCCTTCGCCACGACCGACGACCTGCGCGTCCTCACCCCGGGCGGCGCGACGTCCGCCATGGCCGACACGGTCTTCCGGGTCTACGCCGAGCACGAGGTGGAGGTCTTCGGCCCGGTCTCCTGA
- a CDS encoding TIGR03619 family F420-dependent LLM class oxidoreductase encodes MHIGIALPQYGTHARAESIAPFARDAEAAGFDSLWVGDRSLTPVAPSDLYPGHTPENPYPAEYKTFMDPLTVLTVAAAATGRVRLGTSTLNAPWYPPLLLARSLTTLDRVSGGRLDVGLGIGWLRDEYTAVNADFGKRGARLDEILDVFAGMWTEETFEHEGPHWRIPRSYVGLRPVRQAGPPVYLGGFSPAAMARVGRRAAGWVGVTLPPEALAGLWAVARRAAEDAGRDPDALRRELRHNPKPGASAEEIAGVLRGVRGAGVEGCFVDLQQCVRGPEEALELGSRVLTLVRAG; translated from the coding sequence ATGCACATAGGTATCGCCCTTCCGCAGTACGGCACCCATGCCCGGGCGGAGTCCATCGCCCCGTTCGCCCGGGACGCGGAGGCCGCCGGGTTCGACTCGCTGTGGGTCGGGGACCGCTCGCTCACGCCGGTCGCGCCCAGCGATCTGTACCCGGGCCACACGCCGGAGAACCCCTACCCGGCCGAGTACAAGACCTTCATGGACCCCCTGACGGTCCTCACCGTCGCCGCCGCCGCGACCGGCCGGGTACGGCTCGGCACCAGCACCCTCAACGCCCCCTGGTACCCGCCGCTGCTGCTCGCCCGCTCCCTGACCACGCTCGACCGCGTCAGCGGCGGCCGTCTCGACGTGGGGCTCGGCATCGGCTGGCTGCGCGACGAGTACACGGCCGTGAACGCGGACTTCGGCAAGCGCGGGGCGCGTCTCGACGAGATCCTGGACGTCTTCGCGGGCATGTGGACCGAGGAGACCTTCGAGCACGAGGGGCCGCACTGGCGGATTCCCCGCTCCTACGTGGGCCTGCGGCCCGTCCGGCAGGCCGGTCCTCCGGTGTACCTGGGCGGCTTCAGCCCCGCCGCGATGGCGCGCGTCGGCCGGCGCGCCGCGGGCTGGGTCGGGGTCACGCTGCCGCCGGAGGCCCTCGCGGGGCTGTGGGCCGTCGCGCGCCGCGCCGCGGAGGACGCCGGGCGCGACCCCGACGCGCTCCGCCGCGAGCTTCGCCACAACCCCAAGCCGGGGGCTTCGGCGGAGGAGATCGCGGGGGTGCTGCGCGGGGTCCGGGGGGCCGGGGTCGAGGGGTGTTTCGTGGATCTTCAGCAGTGCGTACGGGGGCCTGAGGAGGCGCTTGAACTGGGCTCCCGGGTACTGACCCTGGTCCGGGCGGGCTAA
- a CDS encoding helix-turn-helix domain-containing protein, which translates to MAQGNSQEGVGGAGAGPSAPAVGRPHRVVVIVDENSNPFELGCVTEVFGLQRPELGRERPALYDFALCSPEPRTLMRDGFFTLTGVAGIEAADTADTLIVPNRPDTEVPRRPAVLDAVRRAHARGARLVGFCSGAFTLAEAGVLDGRRATAHWQWADDFRARFPAVRLEPDVLFVDDGDILTAAGSAAALDLGLHIVRRDFGAEVAVSVSRRLVFAAHRDGGQRQFVERPVPDVPDESLAPLLAWAQERLGEPLTVAGLAARAAVSPATLHRRFRAQLGTTPLAWLNGERVGLACRLIERGEERLDVVARRSGLGSAANLRVRLRRATGLTPTAYRHRFGP; encoded by the coding sequence ATGGCGCAAGGAAACTCTCAGGAGGGCGTGGGCGGGGCCGGGGCGGGGCCCTCGGCGCCCGCGGTGGGGCGGCCGCATCGGGTCGTCGTCATCGTCGACGAGAACTCCAATCCCTTCGAACTCGGCTGCGTCACCGAGGTCTTCGGCCTCCAGCGGCCCGAACTCGGCCGTGAGCGGCCCGCCCTGTACGACTTCGCGCTGTGCTCGCCCGAGCCGCGCACCCTCATGCGCGACGGCTTCTTCACGCTCACCGGGGTGGCCGGGATCGAGGCCGCCGACACCGCCGACACGCTGATCGTGCCCAACCGGCCCGACACCGAGGTGCCGCGCCGTCCCGCCGTCCTGGACGCCGTACGGCGCGCGCACGCGCGCGGGGCCCGGCTCGTCGGCTTCTGCAGCGGGGCGTTCACGCTCGCCGAGGCGGGGGTGCTCGACGGGCGCCGCGCCACCGCGCACTGGCAGTGGGCCGACGACTTCCGGGCCCGCTTCCCCGCCGTCCGCCTCGAACCGGACGTCCTCTTCGTCGACGACGGCGACATCCTCACCGCCGCGGGCAGCGCCGCCGCGCTCGACCTCGGCCTGCACATCGTGCGCCGCGACTTCGGCGCGGAGGTGGCCGTGTCCGTGTCGCGGCGGCTGGTCTTCGCCGCCCACCGGGACGGCGGGCAGCGGCAGTTCGTGGAACGGCCCGTCCCCGACGTCCCCGACGAGTCGCTCGCGCCGCTGCTCGCCTGGGCGCAGGAGCGGCTCGGCGAGCCCCTCACGGTGGCGGGGCTCGCCGCGCGGGCCGCCGTCAGCCCCGCCACGCTGCACCGGCGGTTCCGGGCGCAGTTGGGTACGACGCCCTTGGCCTGGCTGAACGGGGAGCGGGTGGGGCTCGCGTGCCGGCTCATCGAGCGCGGGGAGGAACGGCTCGACGTGGTGGCGCGGCGCAGTGGGCTCGGCTCCGCGGCCAACCTCCGGGTGCGCCTGCGGCGGGCCACGGGCCTGACCCCCACGGCCTACCGCCACCGCTTCGGCCCCTGA
- a CDS encoding cupin domain-containing protein: MTIETAVQRRMPIALDQAFASFDEHWSPRVVTHVNDYDVRVTKVEGEHVWHVHDDTDEFFLVLDGELEIGLREPSGERTVTLPKGSVFTVPRGTEHKPTARPGTRILLFEPTGTLTVGDRHDEVPDHVDVTTGHALKA; encoded by the coding sequence ATGACCATCGAAACCGCAGTTCAGAGGCGTATGCCGATCGCTCTCGACCAGGCTTTCGCCTCCTTCGACGAGCACTGGAGCCCCCGCGTCGTCACGCACGTCAACGACTACGACGTACGCGTCACCAAGGTCGAGGGCGAGCATGTGTGGCACGTGCACGACGACACCGACGAGTTCTTCCTCGTCCTCGACGGCGAGCTGGAGATCGGCCTGCGCGAGCCGTCGGGGGAGCGCACGGTGACCCTGCCGAAGGGGTCGGTCTTCACCGTCCCGCGCGGCACCGAACACAAGCCGACCGCGCGCCCCGGCACCCGGATCCTGCTCTTCGAGCCCACGGGCACGCTGACGGTCGGGGACCGCCACGACGAGGTCCCCGACCACGTGGACGTCACCACGGGCCACGCCCTCAAGGCCTAG
- a CDS encoding VOC family protein: MTLHWKLVIDARDPHAQAAFWAEALGYAVEDNDALIERLLGVGALPEAETVEFRGRRAFRDLIAVRHPDDPYEQDSGTGLGRRLLFQRVPEPKSGKNRLHVDVHAAPGTRDDEVARLQGLGAAVQRRVEAAGGAWVVMTDPEGNEFCVQ, encoded by the coding sequence ATGACCTTGCACTGGAAGCTCGTCATCGACGCGCGGGACCCGCACGCCCAGGCCGCCTTCTGGGCCGAGGCGCTCGGCTACGCGGTGGAGGACAACGACGCCCTCATCGAGCGGCTGCTCGGCGTCGGCGCCCTGCCCGAGGCCGAGACCGTGGAGTTCCGCGGCCGCCGCGCCTTCCGCGACCTCATCGCCGTACGGCACCCCGACGACCCGTACGAGCAGGACAGCGGGACGGGGCTCGGCCGCCGCCTGCTCTTCCAGCGGGTGCCGGAGCCCAAGTCCGGCAAGAACCGGCTGCACGTCGACGTGCACGCCGCGCCCGGCACCCGCGACGACGAGGTCGCCCGGCTTCAGGGCCTCGGCGCGGCCGTGCAGCGGCGGGTGGAGGCCGCGGGCGGCGCGTGGGTGGTGATGACGGACCCCGAGGGCAACGAGTTCTGCGTGCAGTGA
- a CDS encoding winged helix-turn-helix transcriptional regulator, protein MEEGTLKSPSNSGSTVPRGDTEEYGNGLDYGDADPFQWDTREDCQVRQILDRIADKWSLLVIALLDRRRLRFTELRREIDGISQRMLTVTLRQLERDGLVHRTVHPVVPPRVEYELTPLGGTLHHTIQSLVSWTEEHQNEIAAARSAYDTRAAAEAGPEPSPRA, encoded by the coding sequence ATGGAAGAAGGCACTTTGAAGTCACCGAGTAACTCGGGAAGCACCGTGCCCCGCGGCGACACCGAGGAGTACGGGAACGGGCTGGACTACGGGGACGCCGACCCCTTCCAGTGGGACACCCGCGAGGACTGCCAGGTGCGGCAGATCCTCGACCGGATCGCCGACAAGTGGTCGCTCCTGGTGATCGCGCTCCTGGACCGGCGGCGGCTGCGCTTCACCGAGCTGCGGCGCGAGATCGACGGCATCAGCCAGCGGATGCTCACCGTCACCCTGCGTCAGCTGGAGCGCGACGGCCTGGTCCACCGCACGGTGCACCCGGTGGTGCCGCCCCGCGTCGAGTACGAGCTGACGCCGCTCGGCGGCACCCTGCACCACACCATCCAGTCCCTGGTGAGCTGGACCGAGGAGCACCAGAACGAGATCGCGGCGGCGCGGTCCGCGTACGACACCCGCGCGGCGGCGGAAGCAGGTCCGGAGCCTAGCCCTCGCGCTTAA
- a CDS encoding MFS transporter — MGARAWALLLVLCGTIFLEGADIAMLAIAIPTIRSDLDLSTATAAWVISSYVLGYAGFTLLGGRAADLLGRRRMFLTWLGVFLVFSGLGGLATEGWMLIVARFVTGVAAAFMTPAAMSIITTSYAEGPERNKALLVFAGTSAGGFSLGLVIGGLLTELGWQWVFFAPVLFAAAILFAAVRLVPASDAPAVKVSATLRSGGFDLPGAAAAAGAMLLLAYAVVRLEHGLDGWPSTLGAALAGLLLGAAFVAVERRAAVPLVRLGIFRTGSVVRAGLGAMLFLGAFMGFQFVLTLYLQELRGWSSWQTAIALVVMGCDVVLAPTLTPRLVNRYGHARVILGGFLLAALAYALFLPVGMDWTYAAMFPTLLIAGTAFALAYGPLMIAATDGVAAREQGLAGGILHTATQFGAAIGVSGVTAVYGLAAGGHGGADGAEHSLAAFRAALTVPVALALVGVAVAVAGVVRGARAGQPAALSEGPDAALPATSEAR; from the coding sequence ATGGGCGCCCGCGCTTGGGCACTGCTGCTCGTCCTCTGCGGCACGATCTTCCTGGAGGGCGCCGACATCGCGATGCTCGCGATAGCGATCCCCACGATCAGGTCGGACCTGGACCTGTCGACGGCCACCGCGGCCTGGGTGATCAGTTCCTACGTCCTCGGCTACGCGGGCTTCACACTGCTCGGCGGCCGGGCGGCCGACCTGCTCGGCAGGCGGCGGATGTTCCTCACCTGGCTCGGCGTCTTCCTGGTCTTCTCCGGGCTCGGCGGCCTCGCGACCGAGGGCTGGATGCTGATCGTGGCGCGGTTCGTGACCGGCGTGGCCGCGGCGTTCATGACGCCCGCCGCCATGTCGATCATCACCACCTCGTACGCGGAGGGGCCCGAGCGCAACAAGGCGCTGCTGGTGTTCGCGGGCACGTCGGCGGGCGGCTTCTCGCTCGGCCTGGTCATCGGCGGGCTGCTCACCGAACTCGGCTGGCAGTGGGTGTTCTTCGCGCCGGTCCTCTTCGCCGCTGCGATCCTCTTCGCCGCCGTCCGGCTCGTCCCCGCGTCCGACGCGCCCGCGGTGAAGGTGTCGGCGACGCTGCGCTCCGGCGGCTTCGACCTGCCGGGCGCGGCCGCGGCCGCGGGCGCCATGCTGCTGCTCGCCTACGCCGTCGTACGGCTCGAACACGGTCTTGACGGCTGGCCGTCGACCCTCGGCGCGGCCCTCGCCGGACTGCTGCTCGGCGCGGCCTTCGTCGCCGTCGAGCGCCGCGCGGCCGTACCGCTCGTGCGCCTCGGCATCTTCCGTACGGGCTCCGTGGTGCGGGCCGGGCTCGGCGCGATGCTGTTCCTCGGCGCCTTCATGGGCTTCCAGTTCGTGCTCACGCTGTACTTGCAGGAGCTGCGCGGCTGGTCGTCGTGGCAGACGGCGATCGCCCTCGTCGTGATGGGCTGCGACGTGGTGCTCGCGCCGACCCTCACGCCCCGCCTGGTGAACCGCTACGGCCACGCCCGGGTGATCCTCGGCGGCTTCCTGCTCGCGGCCCTCGCGTACGCGCTGTTCCTGCCGGTCGGCATGGACTGGACGTACGCGGCGATGTTCCCCACGCTCCTCATCGCGGGCACGGCCTTCGCCCTCGCGTACGGGCCGCTGATGATCGCGGCGACGGACGGCGTCGCCGCGCGGGAGCAGGGCCTCGCGGGCGGAATCCTGCACACCGCCACGCAGTTCGGAGCGGCGATCGGAGTATCGGGTGTGACGGCGGTGTACGGGCTCGCCGCCGGGGGCCACGGCGGCGCGGACGGCGCCGAGCACTCCCTCGCCGCCTTCCGCGCGGCGCTCACGGTGCCGGTGGCCCTCGCCCTGGTGGGCGTGGCCGTCGCCGTCGCCGGGGTGGTGCGCGGTGCGCGGGCGGGTCAGCCCGCGGCCCTGAGCGAAGGGCCGGACGCCGCTCTGCCCGCGACCAGCGAGGCGCGGTGA
- a CDS encoding AraC family transcriptional regulator: MDALGDLLRGIRADGALFGRTVLRGAREPERTEAAAALTLVMVLRGQAHVTGPDGTRALRAGCAAVRTSGPFAVAAADGAETELVTGTYQWDGNGGRRLLSALPPLLVVPGGEECLTIIELIADEVAADRPGRQYVMDRMLDWLLACTLREWFDLPESCPPAWYRALGDDVVGPALRAMHEEPGRAWTVAALAARAQVSRAAFARNFTDLVGRPPMAYLTEWRMTLAAELLAEPGATVASVAGRVGYADGFGFSDAFKRIRGVTPSGHRASLVAGRAASGPSLRAAG, translated from the coding sequence ATGGACGCTCTGGGGGATCTGCTGCGCGGCATCCGCGCGGACGGCGCGCTGTTCGGTCGTACGGTGCTGCGCGGGGCGCGGGAGCCGGAGCGGACGGAAGCGGCGGCGGCGCTGACCCTGGTCATGGTGTTGCGCGGGCAGGCCCACGTCACCGGGCCGGACGGGACGCGCGCCCTGAGGGCGGGCTGCGCCGCGGTCCGCACCTCGGGCCCGTTCGCCGTCGCCGCCGCGGACGGAGCGGAGACCGAGCTGGTCACCGGCACCTACCAGTGGGACGGCAACGGCGGGCGGCGGCTGCTCAGCGCGCTGCCGCCGCTGCTCGTGGTGCCGGGCGGCGAGGAGTGCCTGACGATCATCGAGCTGATCGCGGACGAGGTGGCGGCCGACCGGCCGGGGCGCCAGTACGTGATGGACCGGATGCTCGACTGGCTGCTCGCCTGCACCCTGCGCGAGTGGTTCGACCTGCCCGAGTCCTGCCCGCCCGCCTGGTACCGGGCGCTCGGCGACGACGTGGTCGGCCCGGCCCTGCGCGCCATGCACGAGGAGCCGGGCAGGGCCTGGACGGTGGCGGCGCTCGCCGCGCGCGCCCAGGTCTCGCGCGCGGCCTTCGCCCGCAACTTCACCGACCTCGTCGGCAGGCCGCCGATGGCGTACCTCACCGAGTGGCGCATGACGCTCGCCGCCGAGCTGCTCGCCGAGCCGGGTGCGACGGTGGCGTCCGTGGCGGGCCGTGTCGGGTACGCCGACGGGTTCGGCTTCAGCGACGCCTTCAAGCGGATCCGGGGGGTCACCCCGAGCGGTCACCGCGCCTCGCTGGTCGCGGGCAGAGCGGCGTCCGGCCCTTCGCTCAGGGCCGCGGGCTGA
- a CDS encoding NAD(P)H-binding protein: protein MTTTPRTTDDLILVLGATGKTGRRIVPRLRAAGHAVRAASRSGETYFDWNERSIWPTVLDGVSALYLVAPEEPEPVADFVAQAEAAGVRRFVVLSGRGIEVSGESFLAGMARADRLVREADVDWTVIRANNFAQNFDEDFAHAPLLAGRLALPVGDVAEPFVDVEDIADVAVALLTEEGHSGRVYDLSGPRALTYAEAVAEIAAASGRPMRFEAVTAEQFLAELSAAEVPEPLARELTAVFTFTAEGHLSPLATGVRDVLGREPRDFTEYVKAAAARGAWSQ, encoded by the coding sequence ATGACGACAACACCCCGGACCACCGACGACCTGATCCTCGTTCTCGGCGCCACCGGCAAGACCGGGCGCAGGATCGTGCCCCGGCTGCGCGCGGCGGGCCACGCCGTGCGGGCGGCTTCCCGCTCCGGCGAAACTTATTTCGACTGGAACGAACGCTCTATTTGGCCAACAGTATTGGACGGCGTGTCCGCCCTCTATCTGGTCGCGCCGGAGGAGCCGGAGCCCGTCGCCGATTTCGTCGCCCAGGCCGAGGCCGCGGGCGTGCGCCGCTTCGTGGTCCTGTCGGGGCGCGGCATCGAGGTGTCCGGCGAGTCCTTCCTCGCGGGCATGGCGCGCGCGGACCGCCTGGTGCGGGAGGCGGACGTCGACTGGACGGTGATCCGGGCCAACAACTTCGCGCAGAACTTCGACGAGGACTTCGCCCACGCGCCGCTCCTCGCGGGCCGCCTGGCCCTGCCGGTCGGTGACGTGGCGGAGCCGTTCGTCGACGTCGAGGACATCGCGGACGTCGCGGTCGCGCTGCTCACCGAGGAGGGCCACTCCGGCCGGGTGTACGACCTCTCGGGTCCGCGCGCCCTCACCTATGCCGAGGCCGTCGCGGAGATCGCGGCGGCGTCGGGCCGCCCGATGCGCTTCGAGGCCGTCACGGCGGAGCAGTTCCTGGCGGAGCTGAGCGCGGCGGAGGTCCCCGAACCGCTGGCGCGCGAACTGACCGCCGTCTTCACCTTCACGGCCGAGGGCCACCTCTCGCCGCTCGCGACGGGCGTACGGGACGTACTGGGCCGCGAGCCGCGCGACTTCACGGAGTACGTGAAGGCTGCTGCGGCGCGGGGAGCGTGGTCGCAGTAG
- the rarD gene encoding EamA family transporter RarD, protein MWGLVPLFWPLLKPASAGEILAHRMAWSLVVVAVALLFIRRWAWAGELLRQPRKLGLVTIAATVITLNWGIYIWAVNSGHVVEASLGYFINPLVTIAIGVLLLGERLRPVQWTAVGVGLAAVLVLAIGYGRPPWISLVLAFTFATYGLVKKKVNLGGLESLAAETAVQFLPAVAFLVWLGTRGDLVFGTEGAGHAALLAATGVVTAAPLVCFGAAAIRVPLSTLGLLQYLAPMFQFLLGILYFHEEMPAERWAGFALVWLALALLTFDAFRYARRNAVRAAAARATATTLPAPQQPSRTP, encoded by the coding sequence ATGTGGGGCCTCGTCCCCCTCTTCTGGCCGCTCCTCAAGCCCGCGAGCGCGGGCGAGATCCTGGCCCACCGCATGGCCTGGTCCCTCGTGGTCGTCGCCGTCGCGCTGCTCTTCATACGCCGCTGGGCCTGGGCCGGTGAACTGCTCCGCCAGCCCCGCAAGCTGGGCCTCGTCACCATCGCCGCCACCGTCATCACGCTCAACTGGGGCATCTACATCTGGGCCGTGAACTCCGGCCACGTCGTCGAGGCCTCCCTCGGCTACTTCATCAACCCCCTGGTCACCATCGCGATCGGCGTCCTGCTGCTCGGCGAGCGGCTGCGGCCCGTGCAGTGGACCGCCGTCGGCGTGGGCCTCGCCGCCGTGCTCGTCCTCGCGATCGGCTACGGCCGCCCGCCGTGGATCTCGCTGGTCCTGGCCTTCACCTTCGCGACGTACGGCCTGGTGAAGAAGAAGGTCAACCTCGGCGGCCTGGAGTCCCTCGCCGCCGAGACGGCCGTGCAGTTCCTGCCCGCCGTGGCCTTTCTGGTCTGGCTCGGCACGCGGGGCGACCTCGTGTTCGGCACGGAGGGCGCAGGGCACGCCGCGCTGCTCGCCGCGACCGGCGTGGTGACGGCGGCGCCGCTGGTCTGCTTCGGCGCCGCCGCGATCCGCGTGCCGCTCTCCACGCTCGGGCTGCTCCAGTACCTGGCGCCGATGTTCCAGTTCCTGCTCGGCATCCTGTACTTCCACGAGGAGATGCCGGCCGAGCGGTGGGCCGGGTTCGCCCTGGTGTGGCTGGCGCTCGCGCTGCTGACCTTCGACGCGTTCCGCTACGCGCGGCGCAACGCGGTGCGGGCCGCCGCCGCGCGGGCTACTGCGACCACGCTCCCCGCGCCGCAGCAGCCTTCACGTACTCCGTGA
- a CDS encoding SDR family oxidoreductase: MSIVVTGATGHLGRLVVEGLLDAGVPAGRIAAVVRNEQKAADLAARGVELRIADYSAPETLAGAFAAGDKVLLVSGSEIGRRVPQHRAVIDAAKAAGVAHLVYTGVLGGPDADFDLAAEHKETERMVRDSGLPYTFLRNGWYHENYTEHLAPVLEHGAVVGSAGPAGRVASAARTDYAAAAVAVLTGEGHEGRAYELSGDVAWSFPEYAAEVAKASGKDVAYAEVSPAEHQGVLVGAGLPEPVAAVLVDVDAAIRRGRLAGTSGELARLIGRPTTPLASAVAAALA, encoded by the coding sequence ATGAGCATCGTCGTCACCGGAGCCACCGGACACCTCGGCCGCCTCGTCGTCGAGGGCCTGCTCGACGCGGGCGTGCCCGCCGGGCGGATCGCGGCCGTCGTACGGAACGAGCAGAAGGCCGCCGACCTCGCCGCGCGCGGCGTCGAGCTGCGGATCGCGGACTACAGCGCGCCCGAGACCCTCGCGGGCGCCTTCGCGGCGGGCGACAAGGTGCTCCTCGTGTCCGGCAGCGAGATCGGGCGCCGGGTGCCGCAGCACCGGGCCGTCATCGACGCGGCGAAGGCCGCCGGGGTCGCGCACCTCGTGTACACGGGCGTCCTCGGCGGGCCCGACGCCGACTTCGACCTCGCGGCCGAGCACAAGGAGACCGAGCGGATGGTGCGCGACTCGGGCCTTCCGTACACGTTCCTGCGCAACGGCTGGTACCACGAGAACTACACCGAGCACCTCGCTCCCGTCCTGGAGCACGGGGCCGTCGTCGGCAGCGCCGGGCCCGCGGGCCGCGTCGCGTCCGCCGCGCGCACCGACTACGCCGCCGCGGCCGTCGCCGTCCTGACCGGCGAGGGGCACGAGGGGCGCGCCTACGAGCTGAGCGGGGACGTGGCGTGGAGCTTCCCCGAGTACGCGGCGGAGGTCGCGAAGGCCTCCGGCAAGGACGTGGCGTACGCCGAGGTGTCGCCCGCGGAGCACCAGGGGGTGCTGGTGGGGGCTGGTCTGCCGGAGCCGGTGGCGGCGGTTCTGGTGGATGTGGACGCGGCGATCAGGCGCGGGCGCCTGGCGGGGACCAGCGGGGAGCTCGCCCGGCTGATCGGGCGGCCCACCACTCCGCTTGCCTCGGCTGTTGCTGCCGCGCTTGCCTGA
- a CDS encoding winged helix-turn-helix transcriptional regulator, with protein sequence MAVRSSSVDAERMCPHRLVLEHVTSRWGVLVLIALAERSYRFSELRRAIGGSGGRTVSEKMLTQTLQTLERDGLVHRDAKPVIPPRVDYSLTDLGREASEQVKALALWTDRRMDDVLKARERYDAARS encoded by the coding sequence ATGGCCGTAAGGAGCAGCAGCGTCGACGCCGAGCGGATGTGCCCGCACCGCCTGGTCCTGGAGCACGTCACGAGCCGCTGGGGCGTGCTCGTCCTGATCGCGCTCGCCGAGCGCTCGTACCGCTTCAGCGAGCTGCGCCGCGCGATCGGCGGCTCCGGCGGCAGGACCGTCAGCGAGAAGATGCTGACCCAGACGCTCCAGACCCTGGAGCGCGACGGCCTGGTGCACCGCGACGCCAAGCCGGTCATCCCGCCGCGCGTCGACTACTCCCTCACGGACCTGGGACGCGAGGCGTCCGAGCAGGTCAAGGCCCTCGCCTTGTGGACGGACCGGCGCATGGACGACGTACTGAAGGCACGCGAGCGGTACGACGCGGCCCGCTCCTGA